Proteins encoded by one window of Lujinxingia sediminis:
- a CDS encoding polyamine aminopropyltransferase → MSSPNHDDISGVPPQPLGGRQRTLLAIVALSVGAVSICGIIYQLIVGTVSTYLLGNSTFQFSMTIGLFMSAYGLGAFLSTRIKTRLVDVFVLTEILVGLVGGLSAFALFYLYAIGGFFEIGRVVLILTLGTLVGLEMPLLIRISEELRQDLRLSVGQMMGVDYLGALIGGVAFPLLLLPIFGIMGSSLLIGLFNVLVALVMLQVFRPMLTRARAMLTLGALALALLGGALIVNRPIERLVERELYEDPIVFMEQTPYQKIVMSRRNDDIRLFLDGSLQFSARDEYRYHEALVHPAASRLQTIERVLVLGGGDGLALRELGHYESIAHITMVDLDPAMTRLGREHPMLRELNDQAFEKRPVDVLNVDAFNFVREFETRDEPPFDLIIIDLPDPHHESLAKLYSVTFYVSLQALLAPEGLMVAQLGSPFFANRTYWGALATLERAGWQTRPFHANVPSFGEWGFALASPGVVPPAPLRDIKGRFYDSDHDRELFYFPPDLRRRQQVEPNTLMRPVLIDYFRDDWRSWN, encoded by the coding sequence ATGAGCTCCCCGAACCACGACGATATCTCCGGGGTGCCCCCCCAGCCCCTGGGGGGCCGCCAGCGCACGCTTCTGGCCATCGTAGCCTTGAGCGTGGGTGCCGTCTCGATCTGCGGCATCATCTACCAGCTCATCGTCGGCACGGTGAGCACCTACCTCCTGGGCAACAGCACCTTCCAGTTCTCCATGACCATCGGCCTCTTCATGTCGGCCTACGGTCTGGGAGCCTTTCTCTCCACCCGCATCAAGACTCGCCTGGTCGACGTCTTTGTACTCACCGAGATTCTGGTGGGGCTTGTGGGGGGCCTCTCGGCCTTTGCCCTCTTCTACCTCTATGCCATCGGCGGTTTTTTCGAGATCGGGCGAGTGGTGCTGATCCTGACGCTGGGCACGCTGGTGGGCCTGGAGATGCCGCTCTTGATCCGCATCAGCGAAGAGCTGCGCCAGGATCTGCGCCTGAGCGTCGGTCAGATGATGGGCGTCGACTACCTGGGTGCCCTCATCGGCGGGGTGGCCTTTCCGCTGCTGCTCCTGCCGATCTTCGGCATCATGGGCTCCTCGCTGCTCATCGGGCTCTTCAACGTGCTGGTGGCCCTGGTGATGCTTCAGGTCTTTCGGCCGATGCTCACTCGCGCACGCGCCATGCTCACCCTGGGCGCGCTGGCGCTGGCGCTGCTCGGCGGCGCGCTGATCGTCAACCGCCCCATCGAGCGCCTGGTTGAGCGCGAGCTCTACGAAGACCCGATCGTCTTTATGGAGCAGACCCCCTACCAGAAGATCGTCATGTCGAGGCGCAACGACGATATCCGCCTCTTTCTCGACGGCTCGCTGCAGTTCTCCGCCCGCGACGAGTACCGCTACCACGAGGCCCTGGTGCACCCGGCGGCCAGTCGCCTTCAAACCATCGAGCGCGTCCTGGTGCTCGGCGGCGGCGACGGCCTGGCGCTGCGCGAGCTCGGTCACTACGAGAGCATCGCGCATATCACCATGGTCGACCTCGACCCGGCCATGACGCGTCTGGGGCGAGAGCATCCGATGCTGCGCGAACTCAACGACCAGGCCTTCGAAAAACGCCCGGTCGACGTGCTCAACGTCGACGCCTTCAACTTCGTGCGCGAGTTTGAAACGCGCGATGAGCCGCCCTTCGACCTCATCATCATCGACCTTCCCGATCCTCATCACGAGTCGCTGGCCAAGCTCTACTCGGTGACCTTCTACGTGAGCCTGCAGGCGCTCCTGGCCCCCGAGGGCCTGATGGTCGCCCAGCTCGGAAGTCCCTTCTTTGCCAACCGCACCTACTGGGGCGCCCTCGCCACCCTGGAGCGCGCCGGCTGGCAGACGCGCCCCTTTCACGCCAACGTCCCCAGCTTTGGCGAATGGGGGTTTGCGCTGGCCTCCCCGGGCGTTGTGCCCCCCGCGCCCCTTCGCGACATCAAAGGCCGCTTCTACGACAGCGACCACGACCGCGAGCTCTTCTACTTCCCCCCCGATCTGCGACGCCGCCAGCAGGTCGAGCCCAACACCTTGATGCGACCGGTGCTCATCGACTACTTTCGTGATGACTGGCGCAGCTGGAACTGA
- a CDS encoding DUF350 domain-containing protein: protein MNMAELGQLITQLLGWSLGGMAALVLARYAYKIIAPFDVNAELVGDRNTAVGASKGMFQIAAAIILHGLVGGERMANTLWADIALVTGLFLLGLLMLWIGRIVLVAATSFDFNKQIHEEDNLAIGLIEGSYFIAFAVIIHGVI from the coding sequence ATGAACATGGCAGAGCTGGGTCAACTGATCACACAACTTCTGGGCTGGAGCCTGGGCGGTATGGCCGCCCTGGTACTGGCGCGCTACGCCTACAAGATCATCGCGCCTTTTGACGTCAACGCTGAGCTGGTCGGCGACCGCAACACCGCCGTCGGTGCCAGCAAGGGCATGTTCCAGATCGCCGCGGCCATCATCCTGCACGGGCTCGTCGGCGGCGAACGCATGGCCAACACGCTGTGGGCCGATATCGCGCTGGTCACCGGCCTCTTTCTCCTGGGGCTCTTGATGCTCTGGATCGGTCGCATCGTGCTGGTCGCGGCCACCTCCTTCGACTTCAACAAGCAGATCCACGAGGAAGACAACCTCGCCATCGGTCTCATTGAAGGCAGCTACTTCATCGCCTTCGCCGTGATCATTCACGGCGTCATCTGA